In Elusimicrobiota bacterium, the following proteins share a genomic window:
- a CDS encoding TIGR04255 family protein, which yields MSSADEVYPKSPLIEVVFEIRFPGNLVVECHRDELSEFLRPSMPVLRVPEIAAGESFKFRTYHFVSEDNAFTVMAGMNLLAFSSKKYEGFGGFQERLSPIFDFFCKRFSVTKLRRVGLRYINAIPFAREGGSIPVGRFLKSQFLLAPGLGEKFDLCSVGFVQNLGTGHITTRIEGIREQNSSEEALLLDFDYFKTENLHAGEWNAYLEESHGQTKNFFEKIITDQYRDFLRGKPLL from the coding sequence ATGAGCAGCGCCGACGAAGTCTACCCCAAATCACCTCTCATAGAAGTAGTTTTCGAGATTCGCTTCCCGGGGAATCTCGTTGTTGAGTGCCATCGAGACGAGTTGTCTGAATTCCTCCGGCCGTCGATGCCTGTTCTGCGAGTCCCCGAGATTGCAGCGGGTGAGAGCTTTAAATTCAGGACGTACCACTTTGTCTCTGAGGACAATGCCTTCACTGTTATGGCTGGGATGAATTTGCTCGCATTTTCCAGCAAGAAATATGAGGGTTTTGGTGGATTCCAGGAGAGGTTGTCCCCAATTTTCGATTTTTTCTGCAAACGCTTTAGCGTAACGAAGTTGCGAAGGGTGGGGTTGCGATATATTAACGCAATCCCGTTCGCACGAGAGGGCGGATCGATCCCAGTGGGGCGTTTCTTGAAGTCTCAATTCCTCCTTGCTCCAGGGCTGGGTGAGAAATTCGATCTCTGTTCGGTCGGGTTCGTGCAGAATCTCGGGACTGGGCACATAACGACACGCATTGAGGGCATACGCGAGCAGAATTCTTCTGAAGAGGCCTTGCTGCTCGACTTTGATTATTTCAAAACTGAGAATCTGCATGCTGGGGAATGGAATGCGTATCTTGAAGAGAGTCATGGTCAGACGAAGAACTTCTTCGAGAAAATTATCACTGACCAATATCGGGATTTCTTGAGAGGGAAGCCACTTCTATGA
- a CDS encoding IPT/TIG domain-containing protein, whose translation MVNLAVDGDAPLAAFQSPVERGWLGAGSHDASLTLTDPPVWGFPGAGVDTTTVHLLLDNNALSGLSFSGSSVTASLGSPSHGQHILEARFADFVANSSSAFVSFGVDTIPPDLTVAPTGPYVLEARPVLTALLSDHDSGASSSTLKLRLDGNQLAAEVYIPSGGGAPGPWQAAADMPGMHMQAASVMSNGRLYVAGGINESWGITSVVRYAQVLPEGGVGEWHVGPPLLTAVTGARMVASGNRIYVLGGNNGSSMSRQVFYSEVAGDGTMGAWQPLPDMPFDGGTGYFGVASVGGYIYVMGGNNWSCQLHNKVYFAKICADGLCYPGNESEHAAPWAPTTVLPLGITAFSSAASEEGLYVYVPGGAAGCGTGAQSQVYYNPINSNGTLSDWHETSSLPRALTNHLVLASGGYLFAMGGNDGGAYFNSVYYAKMKADYSLEAWETAENVLPANMNGIAGGAWGGRLYIAGGAAEGYPSAQVHWSQLPIGDAHSVAARFLPMEDIVEGSHQLSAEGADFAGNTSNAQASFTLDLHPPTLAVLIDGVRHALSGYAAVRSERPVLRLEYSDAGSGVNPATARILVDGNDLSNQLAFDGGGAQLVVSTPLAQGKHTLEAAVSDHAGRNASMRLDLLLDSLAPQVAVSTPTDGSFVSTRTPAMMAGYSDEGSGLVQQSIQLLLDGATVAAQVSLVGAGSGGTPGPWTPTTTMPGSHAQPAYATLDGHLYIAGGIDENWALSNKIRFAPIMPGGGLGAWQRGPDIPFSVTGARMVATAHRLFLLGGNPGGGMLSQVYYSDIDSQGMPTGWHDLPSMPFAGGVGYFGAAAAGGYIYVMGGHDASCTVHNAVYYTKVCDAGLCNPKGSGSNVWELTEALPLGITFFSNAASDDGLYVYVPGGATGCGGGLRSDVWYSAPGTDGALGEWTATTPLPHALSNHLVLTSGEYLYAMGGNEGASYFDTVFYAKMDATNHSLGAWETAANALPGRMNGIGGGAWDGRLYIAGGAVDGYVSGNAYFSELPTGKVVSASATYTPPTPLLEGRYELRAEALDLVGNLGLATSTFRLDLTPPLSTLAALGTSRTHDGTLYVGLGGSVTVSATDLPLSSGSGVAASYLGVGEEEMLLSSAPLRLADGLHAFSFYSMDFAGNAESTKTAQAYFDSYPPATVNDLSIASVFESSITLSWSEPTDQGAGLESFMLARASEALTEANFIYASTVSVPSPVAPGTRHYVTLEGVGSSAYAALKAMDKAGNLSALSGVMSFVRSTVTVGGAPELGFTANQPVTAALVETTQSTGVVVLAAAVEQRLEPVASIYNLGPEGATFDPPAMLVFRYSTQTLADMGLTPSDVAIYHYENGTLVRVEPQTRDEVAQTVSAPISHIASIFMLAGMSGGHFALSTGPIGMPFTLTGSGFGTYDGANTRVKFGTTLAPLSLWNDTTIAGTVPGLAAGVYAVRIERQSGSTTTSVSGGNFTVLTPSVASLAPSSAPIGAPFTLTGTAFGPYNGANTVALFNGTTASLSVWNDTTITGTVPGIVPGAVEIVLVRRTSDGGSVTSAPMDFTVVAPSIESVVPSSGPIGITLNVIGTGFGPYDGAATVLLVGGTPAPLSLWNDTTITGTVPGLTAGQHGVVVRRTTADGGLIESSTVYFQVTDGSVASLMPSTGPVGVPFTITGTSFGAYDGANTRVRFGTTLAPLSVWNDTTITGTIPGLTVGSYAVTVERQQGESVGSAGAGTFIVQNPVVSAVSPSSAPIGSAFTLTGAGFGPYNGSATQVLFGGVAASLSVWNDTTITGVIPGALSTGQQTVVVRRTTGDGGSSESAPVSFLVTGAAIAGMTPSAAPIGTPFTITGSDFGAYDGANTRVKFGATLAALSVWNDTTISGTVPGISTGTCEVVVERQQGGGVTASNAFSFTRNSPAVTDLAPSSAPIGAPFTITGSGFGPYNGANTRVRFGDLVAALSVWNDTTISGTVPGAAAVGATTLLVERLTADGGYSAAEPQAFEVLAPHIDVMDPLGGLGGTAFSLTGGGFGPYSGAATRVLFDGAPAALSVWQDHRIVGVVPDGLSTGEHQVLVERAPTGGVVQSNAVVFTVGTPVGGAALGSTSAAPLSARPAWHFEARLPVTAAEGGRVEAPVRAAVQVAPDALEADKELTIAKGRTDSAQEGVRMAAQSKRDIAPAGPAIEFGPEGTQFKAPVLIELPYSPKDLAPGQSEDGVAVHYWDPAAKDWVALLSEVDKVNKRVRARTNHFSLYQPMAAALRPSAASEEFALRDVYVFPNPARAGAKPTFHVETGLADTLGIRIYDVSGKLVHEHELAGPPGVVDDGAGPEYAFEYVWEGRIPSGVYFYAIEAKKAGQGSLRKTGKLGVVR comes from the coding sequence ATGGTGAACTTGGCGGTGGACGGCGACGCGCCGCTTGCGGCGTTCCAGTCCCCCGTGGAGCGCGGCTGGCTGGGCGCCGGCAGCCATGACGCCAGCCTGACCCTGACGGACCCGCCGGTTTGGGGCTTCCCCGGGGCGGGCGTGGACACCACGACGGTCCATCTCCTGCTCGACAACAACGCGCTTTCGGGGCTTTCCTTCTCCGGGAGCAGCGTCACGGCTTCCCTTGGATCTCCCTCCCATGGTCAGCACATCCTTGAGGCCCGTTTTGCCGACTTCGTAGCCAACAGCAGTTCGGCCTTCGTCTCATTCGGGGTCGATACCATCCCGCCTGATCTGACTGTAGCCCCGACCGGGCCTTACGTGCTCGAAGCTCGGCCGGTGCTCACCGCGTTGCTCAGCGACCACGACTCTGGAGCCTCCTCTTCCACGCTGAAGCTTCGCCTGGACGGGAACCAGCTCGCGGCGGAAGTGTATATCCCGAGCGGCGGCGGGGCGCCTGGTCCGTGGCAGGCCGCAGCCGATATGCCCGGCATGCATATGCAGGCTGCCTCCGTGATGTCGAACGGGCGCCTCTACGTGGCGGGCGGTATCAACGAGAGCTGGGGCATCACGAGCGTCGTCCGTTACGCTCAGGTCCTGCCCGAGGGCGGGGTGGGGGAGTGGCATGTCGGGCCGCCGCTTCTGACGGCGGTGACCGGCGCGCGCATGGTGGCATCGGGGAATCGGATCTATGTCCTGGGCGGCAACAACGGCTCCTCGATGAGCCGACAGGTATTCTATTCCGAGGTGGCCGGTGACGGGACGATGGGGGCCTGGCAGCCGCTCCCCGACATGCCCTTCGACGGCGGCACCGGGTATTTCGGCGTCGCATCGGTCGGCGGCTACATCTACGTGATGGGCGGCAACAACTGGAGCTGTCAGCTCCACAACAAGGTCTATTTCGCGAAGATCTGCGCGGACGGGCTCTGCTATCCCGGAAACGAGAGCGAGCATGCCGCTCCCTGGGCGCCCACCACGGTCCTCCCCCTGGGCATCACCGCGTTCTCGAGCGCGGCCTCGGAGGAAGGGCTCTACGTCTACGTCCCCGGCGGCGCGGCGGGCTGCGGTACCGGCGCCCAGAGCCAGGTCTACTACAACCCCATCAACTCGAACGGAACGCTGAGCGACTGGCACGAGACCTCGTCTTTGCCCCGCGCGCTGACCAACCACCTCGTTCTGGCTTCGGGCGGCTACCTCTTCGCGATGGGCGGAAACGACGGTGGGGCCTACTTCAACTCGGTCTACTACGCGAAGATGAAGGCCGACTACTCGCTCGAGGCGTGGGAGACCGCCGAGAATGTCCTGCCCGCCAACATGAACGGCATCGCCGGCGGCGCGTGGGGCGGACGCCTCTACATCGCCGGCGGCGCGGCGGAAGGCTACCCGAGCGCACAGGTCCACTGGAGCCAGCTGCCCATAGGGGACGCCCACTCGGTCGCGGCGCGCTTCCTCCCGATGGAGGATATCGTCGAGGGGTCCCACCAGCTCTCGGCGGAAGGCGCGGACTTCGCGGGGAACACGAGCAACGCCCAGGCGTCGTTCACTTTGGATCTCCATCCCCCGACGCTTGCCGTGCTCATCGATGGGGTGCGCCATGCGCTCTCGGGGTACGCGGCGGTCCGCTCCGAGCGCCCAGTCCTCCGCCTGGAGTATTCCGACGCGGGGAGCGGGGTGAATCCCGCGACCGCGCGCATCCTCGTGGACGGGAACGATCTGAGCAATCAACTCGCTTTCGACGGCGGGGGGGCTCAGCTCGTCGTGAGCACCCCGCTCGCCCAGGGCAAGCACACGCTGGAGGCAGCGGTCTCCGACCATGCCGGCCGCAACGCCTCCATGCGGCTCGACCTCCTCCTGGACTCCCTGGCGCCGCAGGTCGCGGTGAGCACGCCGACGGACGGCAGCTTCGTCTCGACGCGCACGCCGGCCATGATGGCGGGCTATTCCGATGAGGGCTCAGGGCTCGTCCAGCAGAGCATCCAGCTCCTCTTAGACGGCGCCACGGTCGCGGCCCAGGTCTCCCTGGTGGGAGCAGGCAGCGGCGGTACGCCGGGGCCTTGGACGCCTACGACGACGATGCCGGGCTCGCACGCCCAGCCGGCCTATGCCACGCTCGATGGGCACCTTTACATCGCGGGCGGCATCGATGAGAACTGGGCGCTCTCGAACAAGATCCGCTTCGCGCCGATCATGCCGGGCGGCGGTCTGGGCGCCTGGCAGCGCGGTCCGGACATCCCCTTCTCGGTGACCGGGGCGCGCATGGTCGCGACCGCGCATCGGCTCTTCCTGCTCGGCGGCAACCCCGGCGGGGGGATGTTGAGCCAGGTGTACTACAGCGACATCGATTCGCAGGGTATGCCGACGGGCTGGCATGACCTTCCGTCTATGCCGTTCGCGGGCGGGGTCGGCTACTTCGGCGCCGCCGCGGCCGGCGGGTACATCTACGTCATGGGCGGTCACGACGCGAGCTGTACGGTCCATAATGCGGTCTACTACACGAAGGTCTGCGATGCGGGGCTCTGCAACCCCAAGGGCAGCGGCTCGAACGTCTGGGAGCTCACCGAGGCGCTCCCCCTGGGCATCACCTTCTTCTCGAACGCGGCCTCCGACGACGGCCTCTACGTCTATGTGCCCGGCGGGGCGACGGGCTGCGGCGGCGGGCTAAGGAGCGACGTCTGGTACAGCGCGCCCGGCACCGACGGCGCGCTCGGGGAATGGACGGCGACGACCCCGCTCCCGCACGCCCTCTCGAACCACCTCGTGTTGACCTCGGGCGAATATCTCTACGCGATGGGCGGAAACGAAGGCGCGAGCTACTTCGACACGGTCTTCTACGCGAAGATGGACGCGACGAACCACTCCCTGGGCGCTTGGGAGACCGCCGCGAACGCCCTGCCGGGCCGGATGAACGGCATCGGCGGCGGTGCGTGGGATGGACGGCTCTACATCGCGGGCGGGGCCGTGGACGGCTATGTGAGCGGCAATGCGTACTTCTCGGAACTGCCGACGGGCAAGGTGGTCTCCGCCTCGGCGACCTACACGCCGCCCACGCCGCTGCTCGAGGGCCGCTACGAGTTGCGCGCCGAAGCCTTGGACCTGGTGGGTAACCTCGGCCTTGCGACCTCGACCTTCCGACTCGACCTCACGCCGCCTTTGAGCACGCTCGCGGCGCTGGGGACCTCGCGCACGCATGACGGGACCCTCTATGTCGGACTCGGCGGCAGCGTCACGGTCTCGGCGACGGATCTTCCGCTCAGCTCGGGCTCCGGGGTGGCGGCGAGCTACCTGGGAGTCGGCGAGGAGGAGATGCTGCTCTCCTCGGCGCCTTTACGGCTGGCCGACGGCCTGCATGCCTTCTCCTTCTACAGCATGGACTTTGCGGGCAATGCCGAATCCACCAAGACCGCACAGGCATACTTCGACAGCTACCCGCCCGCGACGGTCAACGACCTGTCCATTGCCTCCGTCTTCGAGTCCTCCATCACCTTGAGCTGGAGTGAGCCGACCGACCAGGGTGCCGGACTCGAGTCTTTCATGCTGGCCCGCGCGAGCGAGGCGCTCACCGAGGCGAACTTCATCTACGCGAGCACGGTGTCCGTCCCCAGCCCGGTCGCGCCCGGGACGCGGCACTATGTGACCTTGGAAGGGGTGGGCTCGTCCGCTTACGCCGCCCTCAAGGCGATGGACAAGGCGGGGAACCTCTCCGCGCTGAGCGGCGTCATGTCCTTCGTGCGCAGCACGGTGACGGTCGGCGGCGCGCCGGAGCTGGGCTTCACGGCGAATCAGCCGGTGACCGCGGCCTTGGTCGAGACGACGCAGTCCACCGGAGTCGTCGTGCTCGCCGCGGCCGTGGAGCAGCGGCTCGAGCCGGTGGCCTCGATCTACAACCTCGGACCCGAAGGCGCGACCTTCGACCCGCCGGCCATGCTCGTCTTCCGCTATTCGACGCAGACGCTGGCCGACATGGGCCTCACGCCCTCCGACGTCGCCATCTACCACTACGAGAACGGCACGCTCGTGCGCGTGGAGCCGCAGACCCGCGATGAAGTCGCTCAGACGGTGAGCGCGCCCATCTCGCACATCGCCTCCATCTTCATGCTGGCCGGCATGTCGGGCGGGCACTTCGCGCTCTCTACCGGGCCCATCGGGATGCCCTTCACGCTCACAGGCAGCGGCTTCGGCACTTACGACGGGGCCAACACCCGGGTCAAGTTCGGGACGACGCTCGCTCCGCTCTCGCTCTGGAACGACACGACCATCGCGGGCACGGTGCCCGGCCTCGCGGCCGGGGTCTACGCCGTGCGCATCGAGCGCCAGAGCGGCTCGACGACGACGAGCGTCTCGGGCGGGAACTTCACCGTCCTGACGCCCTCCGTGGCCTCGCTTGCGCCCTCCTCCGCGCCCATCGGTGCGCCCTTCACGCTCACCGGAACGGCATTCGGGCCCTATAACGGCGCGAACACGGTGGCGCTCTTCAACGGGACGACGGCATCGCTCTCGGTGTGGAACGACACCACCATCACGGGCACGGTGCCCGGCATCGTCCCCGGGGCCGTAGAGATCGTCCTCGTGCGTCGCACCTCGGACGGAGGCAGCGTCACGAGCGCGCCGATGGATTTCACGGTCGTCGCCCCTTCCATCGAGAGCGTGGTGCCCTCCTCGGGCCCCATCGGGATCACCCTCAACGTCATCGGGACGGGTTTCGGGCCCTATGACGGGGCAGCTACCGTGCTCCTCGTGGGCGGGACGCCGGCGCCGCTCTCGCTCTGGAACGACACGACCATCACGGGCACCGTGCCCGGCCTCACGGCCGGCCAGCACGGAGTCGTCGTACGGCGCACTACCGCCGACGGCGGGCTCATCGAGAGTTCCACCGTCTACTTCCAGGTCACCGACGGCAGCGTGGCCTCGCTCATGCCTTCGACCGGGCCCGTCGGCGTCCCCTTCACCATTACGGGGACCAGCTTCGGCGCCTACGACGGGGCCAACACGCGGGTCCGCTTCGGGACGACGCTGGCGCCCCTCTCGGTGTGGAACGACACCACCATCACGGGGACCATCCCCGGGCTCACTGTCGGCAGCTACGCGGTCACCGTGGAGCGCCAGCAGGGTGAGAGCGTCGGCTCGGCCGGGGCCGGGACCTTCATCGTGCAGAATCCGGTCGTCTCCGCGGTGAGTCCGTCCTCCGCTCCGATCGGGTCGGCGTTCACGCTCACTGGCGCGGGCTTCGGGCCCTACAACGGCTCGGCGACCCAGGTCCTGTTCGGCGGGGTCGCGGCTTCCTTGTCGGTCTGGAACGATACCACCATCACGGGGGTCATCCCTGGCGCGCTCTCGACCGGGCAGCAGACCGTCGTGGTCCGGCGCACGACCGGGGACGGCGGCAGCAGCGAGAGCGCCCCGGTCAGCTTCCTTGTGACGGGTGCGGCCATCGCGGGCATGACGCCCTCCGCGGCGCCCATCGGGACGCCCTTCACCATCACCGGGAGCGACTTCGGCGCTTACGATGGGGCCAACACGAGGGTTAAGTTCGGGGCGACCCTCGCGGCGCTCTCGGTCTGGAACGACACCACCATCTCAGGCACGGTCCCGGGCATCTCGACGGGGACCTGCGAGGTGGTCGTCGAGCGCCAGCAGGGCGGCGGGGTTACGGCGAGCAACGCCTTCAGCTTCACGCGCAACAGCCCGGCCGTGACGGACCTTGCGCCTTCCTCGGCGCCCATCGGCGCGCCCTTCACCATCACGGGCAGCGGGTTCGGTCCCTACAACGGCGCGAACACGCGGGTCCGCTTCGGGGACCTGGTGGCTGCGCTCTCAGTCTGGAACGACACGACTATCTCGGGCACGGTGCCCGGGGCGGCGGCCGTCGGTGCGACGACGCTCCTGGTCGAGCGGCTGACCGCGGACGGCGGCTACTCGGCTGCCGAGCCGCAGGCCTTCGAGGTCCTCGCGCCGCACATCGACGTGATGGACCCGCTCGGCGGGTTGGGGGGGACGGCCTTCTCGCTCACCGGCGGGGGGTTCGGACCCTATTCCGGTGCGGCCACCCGCGTGCTCTTCGACGGCGCGCCGGCGGCGCTCAGCGTCTGGCAGGACCACCGGATCGTCGGCGTCGTGCCGGATGGGCTCAGCACCGGCGAACATCAGGTCCTCGTCGAGCGCGCGCCCACCGGAGGGGTCGTCCAGAGCAACGCGGTCGTCTTCACCGTGGGAACGCCCGTCGGCGGTGCGGCCCTGGGCTCGACCAGCGCGGCGCCGCTCAGCGCCCGCCCGGCCTGGCACTTCGAGGCCCGCCTGCCCGTGACCGCCGCCGAGGGCGGCCGGGTCGAAGCCCCGGTGCGCGCGGCCGTGCAGGTCGCGCCCGACGCGCTCGAGGCGGACAAGGAACTGACCATCGCCAAGGGCCGCACGGACAGCGCGCAGGAAGGGGTCCGCATGGCCGCTCAGTCCAAGCGGGACATCGCCCCGGCCGGCCCGGCCATCGAGTTCGGACCCGAGGGGACGCAGTTCAAGGCCCCCGTGCTCATCGAGCTGCCCTACTCGCCCAAGGACCTGGCGCCCGGGCAGAGCGAGGACGGGGTCGCCGTCCACTATTGGGACCCGGCCGCGAAGGACTGGGTGGCGCTCCTGAGCGAGGTGGACAAGGTCAACAAGCGGGTGCGCGCCCGCACCAACCACTTCTCGCTCTATCAGCCCATGGCGGCCGCTCTGCGGCCCTCGGCTGCGAGCGAGGAGTTCGCCCTGCGCGACGTCTACGTCTTCCCGAACCCGGCCCGTGCCGGCGCGAAGCCGACCTTCCATGTGGAGACCGGGCTGGCGGATACGCTCGGCATCCGGATATACGACGTCTCGGGTAAGCTCGTCCATGAGCATGAGCTGGCCGGACCTCCGGGCGTCGTAGATGACGGCGCCGGGCCGGAGTACGCTTTCGAGTACGTTTGGGAAGGCCGCATCCCGAGCGGGGTCTACTTCTACGCCATCGAGGCGAAGAAAGCGGGCCAGGGGAGCTTGCGCAAGACAGGCAAGCTCGGGGTGGTGAGGTAG
- a CDS encoding PorV/PorQ family protein has product MKHFKLLLLVAFLAEPASAALNSGAAFLKIGTGARPEAMGGAYTALADDVNALYYNPGGLSGLGKREVGFTHTQWLMDTTFDFFGFAQPLKFGTLGVSAARLGSGNFEGRDENRRLTSGFTASDTALTLGFGRMFKGFTSHGDTGFGMNVKYLESAIGSDKASTFAADFGAVHRFDATPLSLGVSVLNVGQGMKFLDQRDPLPLSVSVGAAYRLVGALSIAIDVRQEPNDGGTSVGVGTEYSLIQGFALRAGYASQAARTATGGGSPLGGIGGGFGLKIRNYRADYTFTPFGELGNVQRISVGARF; this is encoded by the coding sequence ATGAAACACTTCAAGCTCCTCCTCCTGGTCGCCTTCCTGGCCGAGCCGGCCTCGGCCGCGCTGAATTCCGGCGCCGCGTTCCTCAAGATCGGCACCGGGGCCCGCCCTGAGGCCATGGGCGGGGCCTACACGGCCTTGGCCGACGACGTCAACGCGCTCTACTACAACCCGGGCGGGCTCTCGGGGCTGGGGAAGCGCGAGGTCGGATTCACTCATACGCAGTGGCTCATGGACACGACCTTCGACTTCTTCGGCTTCGCCCAGCCGCTCAAGTTCGGGACGCTGGGTGTGAGCGCCGCGCGCCTGGGCAGCGGGAACTTCGAGGGCCGCGACGAGAACCGCAGGCTCACCAGCGGATTCACGGCCTCGGATACCGCGCTCACCCTCGGCTTCGGCCGGATGTTCAAGGGCTTCACCAGCCACGGGGACACCGGCTTCGGCATGAACGTGAAGTACCTCGAGAGCGCCATCGGCTCGGACAAGGCCTCGACCTTCGCGGCCGACTTCGGGGCGGTGCATCGCTTCGACGCCACGCCGCTCTCGCTGGGCGTCTCGGTCTTGAACGTGGGCCAGGGGATGAAGTTCCTTGACCAGCGCGATCCGCTGCCGCTCTCCGTCTCGGTGGGGGCGGCTTATCGGCTCGTCGGGGCTCTCAGCATCGCCATAGACGTGCGCCAGGAGCCCAACGACGGGGGGACGAGCGTCGGGGTGGGCACCGAGTACTCGCTCATCCAGGGTTTCGCCCTGCGCGCCGGCTACGCCAGCCAGGCCGCGCGGACCGCCACCGGCGGCGGCTCGCCGCTGGGCGGAATCGGGGGCGGCTTCGGCCTCAAGATCCGCAACTACCGCGCCGACTACACCTTCACGCCCTTCGGAGAGCTCGGCAACGTGCAGCGCATCTCCGTCGGCGCCAGGTTCTGA